The window AAACTTTTGGATATTCAGATTCCATTTCAGGAGTTGCACTTTTTTTATACTTACGACTCCTTTTTTGCTTCAAATAATGATAGGTAAGATGCAATTGTCCTAAGCTGAAGAAAAATATAAACAGCAAGCTAATTGCATACAATATGATGATAAGCCATTCCCAAGTCATGCTTATAAATATTTAAAAATCGTGTATAATATTTTATATCCTGCCATAAAAGTACCGTAAACTGTACCCGAAACTTTAGATTTACCAATTCGGTTCCTGTATTTCATAGGAACTTCTGTACATTTCAATCCTTTCTTTGCTGCTTTCACCTGCATTTCAACAGTCCAACCAAATGTTTTATCACTCATAGCTAAATCTTGAAGCTTTTCCCATTTAATTGCTCTGAAGGGACCTAAGTCGGTAAATTGATAACCGTAAAAAAGTCTAATCAAACGTGTTGCTAACCAATTACCAAATACTTGTGGAATGGTCATACTCCCTGATTCCCTATTGCCTAAAGCCCTTGAGCCAATAACCATATCCATATTATTTTCAATGATAGGTGCCACAAGTTCATTTAATTGTTCAGGGTAATCCGAATAGTCCGCATCCAGAAAAACAATAATCTCTGGATTACTATCCTTGTTGCTGACATAATCTAATCCTTTTAAACAAGCATTACCATACCCTTTAATAGGCTCATCTAAAACTATAGCCCCGGCTAATTCCGCTGCAGCTCTAGTCTTATCAGTAGAATTATTATTAACCACAATAATCTCCTCAACAGAATCTTTTGGAATATCATTCACAACTTTTCCTACTGAATTTTCCTCGTTAAAGGCGGGTATAATAACAACTATTTTTGAGTCCATTGGCTTAATTAGAGTGCAAAAGTACAAATTCAAGCGTTCTAATATGTCTTACTTTAGACAAAAATCCTGTTTAACTTATAAAAAATAACTATTCCAAGATATGTGAATCATATCCTGCAGTCCTTTTGTCAGTTTGTATTGTAATTAAATGTCATTTTGACCTATATCAGCAAGTTTTCTTATTTGGAACAAGCTTTGATGTAAGTACATCAATTATTTAAAAATTCAGTGATTATGAATTTATTAGAAAACAAAGACATATTAAGAAGCTTACTATTTCAAGGCGATCAATTAAATACCCTTGCAGGTGGAATTGCAAAAGTGAATTTCAATATAGAAAATCAAAATGATGGGTTTTTAATTACTGTTGAAGCGCCAGGTATTTCAGCAGATCAGCTTAAAGTGATTTCAGAGCGTAATTCGCTTCATATATTTGCAAACATGAATCATCCAGCTGAGAATTTAGGTGTTATGATTCCTTTGTTTTACAGAAAGGTTGATTTACCAATTTTTGCAAATACAGATGAAGTAGAGGCCGTTCATCATGACAGAAAACTAGAAATTTTTATTCCAATTGGAAAAAATAGTGCTAAAAGCAAGAAAGAAATCAATATCAAACAAATATAAATCTGCGTGTAGGTTAGGGACCTGCATTGAATTTTAAAATTGACTCAAAATCCTCTTCCAAAGTTTGAAGAGGATTTTTTTATTCCCAACACTTTGATTAGGTTTATAATATACCAACTATTTACCTACTTAAGAACCAAAACCATGCTTAGTAAATTACTTCCCATCCTTATCTTTACCTTGTTTTCAATTACAGTTGCAGCTCAGGAAGAAGCCAAAGTGAATTCCATCTCTTATTTCGCTGGTTCAGGATTTGGAGGACATGATATGTTACCAGGCAAACATCATTATGTAGGAATCGACCAAAGCATTTGGAAGTTTGTGTACGCCAGCGCTCAGGTAGGTATAATACATGCAACCAATAAGCGTTATTTTGAATTGGACGATATAAGTCTAGATGAACATTCTTATAATCTAATGATGCAATATGATGTAAATCTTAGAATAAAATTAGGACCGATTACCATAACCCCTCATGTAGGTTTAATTGGTCGTTATTCGGATGAAGTTAGGTATTTACATGGTTCGAACCAACCTCCAGAAACACCAATAGAAGATTTTCTATCTTATAGAAAAGTAGCATTCTCAGGCTTAAGTTATGGAAAGGCAGTTGGGGTGAATTTTGAATTCATGATTTTTGACCATACCTCTTTTGGAGTCAGAACTGATATTCAAGAATACAACAATAATCCAACTAGTTTAAGCACCTATGCTTTTCAAATAAGAACTAACATACAAAAGCTCATTAATGAATTTAAAAAGTAATAGAATCTAAATTATGTCAAAATTCTATAATTCAAATCTGGAATTCTTCCTAAACCTTCTAATAACTCATTACTAGGGTTCACCTTATATTTTCTAGATTTGGTTTCAACTCTGTAGCCATTTGTTTTATCAAGTAATTCTAATTTTACTTCACATTCGCCCTTAAAGGTTTGGCATAAGTTATCTAATTCTACAATTAAATCTTCAGTAATAGCATTCAGATCTAAACTGATCGATAAACTTTTAGTACGTTTATCTCTTAATTCCGACAGGAGTTCGATATTACTAATCTTGAATTCTAAGCCTTGATCTCCCCACTTTTTACGAGCTACTCTTCCTGAAATAAAGATAAACCAACCATTTTCTAAGAATTGCTTATTGCCTAAATAATCATCTCCAAAAAGGAAAAAGGTAAACGATCCACCGTAATCTTCTAGTTGTAGGGTACCAAAAGGTTTACCAGTTTTGGTTTGCCTATGAGCAACGGCAGTTACTATTCCCCCTACTTTCACTTCATTTTTGGCAGCAAGACTTTCTAAATCATTTAACTCTGAAACTGGAGTATTGCAGAAACTTTCCATCTCAAATTTAAACTCATCCAACGGATGACCGGAAATGAAGAGCCCTACTACTTCTTTCTCAATATTTAGTTTTTCTAGCTCAGAATAAGGCTCCATCTCAGCCACTTTCGGTGGCGGAATGGCAACACCTGCATCTCCACCAAAAAGTGATGTCTGAGCGCTGTCTTTCTCTTGCTGAAGCTTTTGAGCATATTTAATTATTTTTTCAATGAGTGTTCCTTCACCATTATCAGATACTAAGAATTGTTTTCTGTGATAATCTTTAAAGCAATCAAAGCCTCCTGCCATAGCTAAGGCTTCAAAAGTCTTTTTATTCACGCTTTTTAAAGGTATTCTTTCTGCAAAATCAAAAACATCCTTGTACTGACCATTTTCTTTTCGCTCTTGGATTATACTTTCAACAGCTGCAGCACCTGCTCCCTTAATTGCAGCTAAACCAAAACGAATCTGACCATTTTCATTTACTGTAAACCCTGCATTTGATTCATTAATATCAGGACCTAAAACTTCAATACCGGCTCGCTTACATTCTTCCATAAAGAAAGTAACATCAGTGATCTGGTTCATATTATTACTCAGTACTGATGCCATGTATTCTGCTGGATAGTGAGCTTTTAAATAAGCCGTTTGGTAAGCTACCCAAGCATAGCAAGTTGAATGAGATTTATTAAATGCATATGCTGCAAATGCTTCCCAGTCTTTCCAGATTTTTTCTAAAACATCTTTTGGATGACCTTTTTCTGCACCCTGATTAATGAATTTAGGCTTTAATTCTTCTAGTAAAGCAAATATCTTTTTACCCATTGCTTTACGCAAAACATCCGCTTCACCTTTGGTAAAACCTGCAAGCTTTTGAGAAAGCAACATCACCTGCTCCTGATAAACCGTAATACCATAGGTCTCCTTCAGATATTCTTCCATTTCAGGAAGGTCATAGCTGATCTCCTCTCGACCATTTTTACGATTAACGAAATTAGGAATGTATTCTAATGGACCAGGACGATAAAGGGCATTCATCGCAATCAAATCCGAGAACTCTGTTGGTTTTAATTCTCGTAAATATTTCTGCATACCAGGAGATTCATATTGGAAAATACCAACCGTTTCTCCTCGCTGGAATAGCTCATAGGTTTGCTGATCATCTATTGGAAAGGCATCAGGGTCTAGTTTAACCCCATGTCTTTCTTCTACAATCCTGACTGCATCCTTTATTAGAGTTAGGGTTTTTAAACCCAAGAAATCCATTTTTAGTAAACCAGCATTTTCCACCACAGCATTATCAAACTGGGTGCAATACATGTCAGAATCCTTGGCTAAAGCTACAGGAACAAATTTTGTAATATCATCTGGTGTAATAATTACACCGCAAGCATGTATTCCTGTATTACGAACAGAACCTTCTAATACTCTAGCTTGATTAATCACCTTAGCGGAAGCATCATTAGCTTTAGCAAGATTTAATAATTCTTCTGCTTTGCTGATGGCCTCACCATTATTCTTAAGCTTTGCTGAAAGTTTCTTTTTATCAGGCGCTAAATCAAAAAGTGCTTTTAATTTTATATCTGGCACCAGCTTCGCAATTCTATCAGCATCCATCAATGGTAATTCCATGACTCTGGCAGTATCACGAATTGCAGATTTAGCTGCCATGGTACCATAAGTGGTGATTTGGGCTACTTGATTGGCTCCATATTTATCAATTACATAATCGATAACTTTTTGTCTACCATGATCATCAAAGTCAATATCAATATCGGGTAATGAAACCCTGTCTGGATTTAAGAAACGCTCAAATAGTAAATCGTATTTAACTGGATCGATATTCGTAATTCCGATACAATAGGCTACTGCTGAACCAGCAGCTGACCCCCTACCCGGCCCAACTGATACTCCCATTTCGCGAGCGGCTGTAGTGAAATCCTGTACAATCAAGAAATAACCAGGATATCCCGTTCTTTCTATTGTTTCTAGCTCAAAGTTGAGCCTTTCTTCAATTTCAGGAGTAATGGTTTCATATCTCTTTCTGGCACCTTCAAACGTAATATGTTTTAAATAGGCATTTTCACCTCTATTTCCACCATCCTCAGCATCTTTAGGATCAACAAATTCTTCTGGAATATCATATTTAGGAAGAAGTACATCTCTTGCTAACTCGAATCCTTCAATTTTCTCAGCTATCTCAGCAGTACAAGCAATTGCTTCAGGATAATCAGCAAAAAGCTTTTTCATTTCATCAGGTGACTTGATGTAGAATTCATCATTGGGTAAACCAAAACGATATTCTCTTCCTCTTTTGCCTACATATTTTTTAGGTTTCCCTTGAGCACCTGTAGTTTCTCCATCCTTTACACAAAGTAAAATATCCTGCGCTTCCGCATCTTCCTTATTGGTGTAATACGTATTATTAGCAGCAAAATATTTAACATCATATTTCTTAGCAAACTTCAATAAAACTTCATTTACTTTTTGCTCTTCAGGGATACCATGTTGGTTTAATTCAATGTAAAAATCCTCTCCAAATTGTTCTTTCCACCATACAAAAGCCTCTTCAGCTTGTGCCTCACCTGCATTCAGAATTAAAAAAGGAACCTCACCCCACAATCCACCTGTAGTAGCAATAATATCTCCTTTGTATTGAACTAAAGCTTCTCTATCAATTCTTGGAACGTAGTAGAAGCCTTCTACAAAAGCGATAGAGGATAATTTAGCCAGATTATGATAACCTGCCTTATTCTTAGCTAACAAAACGGTTTGGAAGCCATCATCCTTATTTTTTTTATTTTTTCTATCCTGCGTTAAGAAAAATTCACAGCCCACAATGGGTTTAATTCCAGCCTTATTAGCATCTCGTACAAAATTATAAGCTCCCATCATGTTACCATGATCTGTCATGGCTATTGCAGGCATCCCTAAATCTTTTGCTTTATTTACCATTGAAGGGATTTCTGTAGTAGACTGCAAAATAGAAAACTGAGTATGACAATGCAGGTGTACAAAAGGCGTTTCGCTTAATTGTGAGATATCTGCATTTTTAGCTTGCTTTAAAGCATCAGCTGCTGCCTTTTCTTCATTTTTCGAGCTTGAAGCAAAATTTGCAGCATCTAATTTAGGTGGCTCATAATTAATAGCTTCAATAGGGGTATCGCCTAATGGTTGAACCGCTTTTTCAGAAATTAAGCCAAAGAAACATTTTGCAGTAGCATCAACATCATATGCAGCATCATGCGCATCAGCAAAATCTTTTCCAAATAGCTTTTGGTGAAGCTCTGTTAATGTAGGCCATTTGTATTGTCCTCCTCTCCCACCAGGTATTTTACAGAAATTTGTACCTGCATCTTTGGTATCGATTATCGGCTTATCCGTTAATACAGTTTCCGATAGTTCTTTGCGAAGCATCTCTGCTCCCATAATTGAAATATCAAAGCCTATATTATGACCTACTACAACATCTGTCTTTTCTAATATGGCTTTAAAGGCTTCCAGTACTTCAGTTAGTGGCTTACCCTCTTTATGTGCTCTTTCGGTTGAGATTCCATGAACCTTCTCAGCATTGTATGGAATATCGAAACCCTCTGGAATAATGATATGATTTTGAGCATCTAATAACTCACCCTTTGCGCCATGTAATTGCCAGGCAATTTGCACACATCTTGGCCAATTATCTGCATCACTCAATGGAGCATTATAATTTTTGGGAAGTCCTGTGGTCTCGGTATCGTAAATTAAATACATAGAATTATAGCTGAGAAGAAAATATTTTTGAGAATTTGAAATTAGTGAAACACCAGCAAAAACGGAAAGCTAAAAAATGAAATCTTATCAAATTTTCGATGGATATTAAACTGAAACGTTAGTTTCTTTTAATCAAACCGAATGGCTTTTATAGGCTTCATTCGAGCTATAAACCAGACGGGTATAAACAATGATATTAGAACAACAATTAGTACAAGTAAATTCAATCCTAATATCATTCTAAAATCCCAAAGAATAGGAACAAAATCCATATAGTAGTTCTCTTGATCGAGTGGGATTAGATGAAAATAATATTGCAAAACTGCCGCCCCAATAGCCACTAAATTACCCCATAATAATCCTTTAAAAGTTAGTCGTAGTCCACTCATCAAAAAGACTTTCCTAATTAATCTATTTTGAGCTCCCATCGATTTCAACATTCCAATCATTGGAGTTCTTTCCATTGTTAAAATGAAGATAACAGCCACCATGTTGAAGCAAGCAACAAAAAGTATTAAGGCTAAAAATAACTGGACGTTTTGTTTTAATAATTCAAGCCATTCAAAATATTGCGGATATTTTTTATTGGTAAGATTCACAAAGTGATCTGCTTCTACTGCATCAAAAACAACAGATTCAGCTTCCTCTTCATCAGCATCATCGTTTAAAAAAACTTCATAACTTCCGACTTGATCATCGGACCAATCATTAAGACGCTGAATCATTTTAATATCTCCAATGATGATTCGCTCGTCAAAATCTTCTAAACCAGTTTCATATATTCCCACTATCTCTAATTGTCTGTAGCGTGGCGGATTTTGGACAAAATACATAATCACTTTTTGTCCCATTTCTAACTTTAATAGTTTAGAAATCTCTTTACTGATAATGATCTCGGTTGTATAGCTATCAGTTTCTAACTTAGGGAATCTTCCTTCAATTAAATTAGATTTGAAGTTGGTCGAGTCATAATCTACTCCAATCCCTTTAATGACAACGCCTTCTACCGCCTCCTCAGTCTTTAATAATCCAGCCTTATAAGCGATACCTTGAACATGATCAATAAAGGGAAAATTCTTATGATTTTGAAAAAAGTCAGTTTCAGTAGAAATTGGAGATTCATCAAACGAGTTGCTTAAAGTATATTTGGTCACTTGCATATGACCTGCAAAACTGTAAACCTTATCTTTTATGGTTTTCTGAAAACCTCCTAAAATTAATAATGCCAATAGCATTATACCTAATCCTATGGCAATACTGCTAATTGCAATCTTGTAAATACTAGCTGAAAATTGCCCAGTTTTAGAATTAATCGTACGTTTCGCTATAAAATCAGGTAGATTCAAGAATAAACTATATTTTTGATTTATGATTCAAACTGCAAATTACAATATCATAAGGAAACTCATTCCGCTTTTGGGACTAATTTTTCTGCTTTTAATAAATGCTTGCATGGCTCAAGAGAAACCACCCGTTCCAGGTGCTTATAAGATGAATGAATATTTGAAAATATTGGAAGGTAAAAAAGTGGGAATGGTAGTGAATCAAACCTCTGTGATTAATGATACTCATCTAGTGGATTCTTTAAGATCCTATGATATTAATATTAAAAAAGTTTTTGCTCCAGAGCATGGTTTTAGAGGAAAAGCAGATGCAGGCGCTACTGTGAAATCTGGCTACGATGAGAAAACTGGCTTGCCTATCATTTCATTATATGGAAAAAACAAAAAACCAAGTAAAGAGCAGATTGAAGACCTAGATATCATAATATTTGATATTCAGGATGTTGGTACCCGTTTTTACACCTATATCAGTACTATGCATTATGTTATGGAAGCATGTGCTGAAAATAATGTAGAATTATTGATTTTAGATCGCCCGAATCCTAATGGAATGTATGTTGATGGACCGATTCTAGAAATGGAAAACCAATCTTTTGTGGGTATGCATCCTATCCCAATTCTTCATGGACTAACAGTTGGTGAACTAGCAAATATGATTGAGGGAGAAAAATGGTTGAAAAATGAAGTGAGTTGTAATTTTATGGTTATTAAGAATCAAAATTACTCGCATCAATCAACGTATTCATTACCAATAAAACCCTCTCCAAATCTTCCTAACGATTTAAGTATTGCTTTATATCCATCTTTATGCCTTTTCGAAGGCACAGTTGTGAGTGTGGGAAGAGGAACTAAAAAACCTTTTCAGCAAATAGGGCATCCGACTCTAACAAATTACACTCATCATTTCACTCCTGTGAGTATGCCAGGAAGTAGCAAATACCCTCCTTTTGAAAATGAAAAATGTTTTGGTTTAGATTTTACTTCAAAGGAATTTGAGAATGGTTTCACATTGAAATATCTGATTGATTTTTACAATGCCTTTCCGAATAAAGATGAATTTTTCAACAATTTCTTTATAAAGTTAGCTGGTACAGAATCCTTGCAAAAACAAATTGAAGCTGGATTTTCAGAAGATGAGATTAGAATGAGTTGGCAAGCTGAGCTTGAAGCTTACAGAAAAAAAAGAGAGAAATATTTAATTTACAAATAAACCCATTCCATAATAGGATTTTTAAAGAGTTGGTTTTCAATATATTGAAAGTAACACAACTAATTTTTAAATAAAAAAATCAGACACTCACTAAAATTTCAAGCTCAAAAATTTGTAAAAAAAAGTATGACATTAATCATGTTTGCTCCTTACTAATCTCAGTGCAAGGTCGCTCTGTTTAACCGATTTTTGTATAAAACAATTGGAAAAGATGGAAGGCACTGTAGTTAAAAGTCAAGAAAAGAGTACTAAAGTAGATGATTGGAAAGCTGCAAGATCATTTTATTCCTGTAAAAATGGCATATGTGATGGTTGTCTTTCAAAATATGAATTTAAAAACCAACTCATTTTACCATTGTCTAAACTGAGTGACAAAGACTTTAAATTTGATATTAACAACTTTATCAAAAGCCTTGCTAAATTCAAAAGACCTATTTTATTCTACCATCAAAATATCCCCATTGAACAAAATGCCTTAATTAAATTCACAGGTCATGAAAACTTTGAAGATTCATTTAAAGTTTTAAAACCCTTTTTGCCTGAAACCACTATTCCTGCAACCATTATTTCACCTTACAACCTAAGTAAAAATAATAGACTAAAGGAGCAGCAATTAGTGAAACTAACAAAGAAATTTTTTGAACCTTTGGGCTTCATAAAACTTCATTTACATTCTGTTGCAGAATTTCACAATTATGGTAAACAAGAAAATATAGGCTTACTCTGCATGCCGTTAAAAGATTTACCTGATTACATTCAGTTTGCTAGAAATGCAGAAGCAATTGATGAGATTATCCCAACAATTTTTCAGCCTTAAGCATTATTGATATAATTTATATTTCGCATCAAACCAGAATACTTCGTTCTTTTAACCGCTGATTTTCGAAAGATTTCACTAAAGACTTCTTGCGTAAGCTCTTTCCAATCTCTTGTATTCAATTCTTTAAGTTTGGAATGAGGTTTAAATAGGGGTTCTTGATGTGGTTTAGAAAATCTATTCCAAGGGCAGACATCCTGACAAATATCACAGCCGAAAATCCAATCCTCCATTTGATTTGAAAACTGTGATGGAATCTCATCTTTTAATTCTATGGTAAGATAGGAGATACATTTTGAAGCATCAATTACACCGTCCGCAACAATTGCATCAGTGGGGCAAGCGTCAATACATTTTGTACATGTACCACAGTAATCTTTTATTGGTCCGTCTTCTTCAAGTTCTAGATCAATGATTAATTCTGCTAAAAAATAAAAACTCCCCCTTTGTTTATTAAGAAGTAAACTATTTTTACCTAACCAACCCAATCCACTTTTAGCAGCCCATTGTCGTTCCATGACTGGTGCAGAATCTACAAAAATTCTTCCATCAACCTCTCCTATCTCTTGGTGAATTCGGCTAATGAAATCTTTTAGCTTATCCTTTATTACAAAATGGTAATCTTTCCCATATGCATATTTTGCAATTTTATAGGAATCACTTTTTGAAATATCTTCCTCAGGATAATAATTATACATTAAAGAAACCACCGATTTAGCTCCTTCCACCAGCTTAGTAGGATCTAGTCTTTTATCGAAATGGTTTTCCATGTATTTCATTTTTCCATGGTATCCTTTCTTTAACCAGTTTTCTAATTTTGGAGCTTCTTCTTCTAGAAAACCAGCTTTTGATGTACCACAAAAGTCAAAGCCTAAATCTGAAGCAATGGATTTGATGAGCTTAGTATTTCTTTCTTTAAGGGATAACATTAATCAAATAAACTACCAATTCTTCCAGGAGGAACACTTCCGATATGTTTATAGGCTAACTCAGTAGCTTGTCGACCTCTAGCAGTTCTTTTAAGATAACCCTCTTGAATAAGGAAAGGCTCATATACTTCTTCAATTGTATCCGCTTCCTCACCCACTGCTGTAGCGATGGTTCCAAGTCCAACCGGCCCACCTTTAAATTTATCAATAATAGTGGTCAAAATTCTATTATCCATTTCATCAAGACCGTGCTGATCTACATCCAAGGCATCTAATGCAATTTCTGCTATTGATTTCGTAATCGTCCCATCTCCTTTAATTTCTGCAAAATCACGAGTTCTACGCAATAATGTATTCGCAATTCTAGGAGTTCCTCTACTTCTTCTTGCAATTTCAAAGGCTGCATCTTCCTCCAAAGGGGTGTTCAAAATGGCGGCTGAACGTTTTATGATTTTCTTTAATAATTCAGCATCATAATATTCCAACCTGGCATTAATACCAA is drawn from Marivirga arenosa and contains these coding sequences:
- a CDS encoding glycosyltransferase family 2 protein; translation: MDSKIVVIIPAFNEENSVGKVVNDIPKDSVEEIIVVNNNSTDKTRAAAELAGAIVLDEPIKGYGNACLKGLDYVSNKDSNPEIIVFLDADYSDYPEQLNELVAPIIENNMDMVIGSRALGNRESGSMTIPQVFGNWLATRLIRLFYGYQFTDLGPFRAIKWEKLQDLAMSDKTFGWTVEMQVKAAKKGLKCTEVPMKYRNRIGKSKVSGTVYGTFMAGYKILYTIFKYL
- a CDS encoding Hsp20/alpha crystallin family protein translates to MNLLENKDILRSLLFQGDQLNTLAGGIAKVNFNIENQNDGFLITVEAPGISADQLKVISERNSLHIFANMNHPAENLGVMIPLFYRKVDLPIFANTDEVEAVHHDRKLEIFIPIGKNSAKSKKEINIKQI
- the dnaE gene encoding DNA polymerase III subunit alpha is translated as MYLIYDTETTGLPKNYNAPLSDADNWPRCVQIAWQLHGAKGELLDAQNHIIIPEGFDIPYNAEKVHGISTERAHKEGKPLTEVLEAFKAILEKTDVVVGHNIGFDISIMGAEMLRKELSETVLTDKPIIDTKDAGTNFCKIPGGRGGQYKWPTLTELHQKLFGKDFADAHDAAYDVDATAKCFFGLISEKAVQPLGDTPIEAINYEPPKLDAANFASSSKNEEKAAADALKQAKNADISQLSETPFVHLHCHTQFSILQSTTEIPSMVNKAKDLGMPAIAMTDHGNMMGAYNFVRDANKAGIKPIVGCEFFLTQDRKNKKNKDDGFQTVLLAKNKAGYHNLAKLSSIAFVEGFYYVPRIDREALVQYKGDIIATTGGLWGEVPFLILNAGEAQAEEAFVWWKEQFGEDFYIELNQHGIPEEQKVNEVLLKFAKKYDVKYFAANNTYYTNKEDAEAQDILLCVKDGETTGAQGKPKKYVGKRGREYRFGLPNDEFYIKSPDEMKKLFADYPEAIACTAEIAEKIEGFELARDVLLPKYDIPEEFVDPKDAEDGGNRGENAYLKHITFEGARKRYETITPEIEERLNFELETIERTGYPGYFLIVQDFTTAAREMGVSVGPGRGSAAGSAVAYCIGITNIDPVKYDLLFERFLNPDRVSLPDIDIDFDDHGRQKVIDYVIDKYGANQVAQITTYGTMAAKSAIRDTARVMELPLMDADRIAKLVPDIKLKALFDLAPDKKKLSAKLKNNGEAISKAEELLNLAKANDASAKVINQARVLEGSVRNTGIHACGVIITPDDITKFVPVALAKDSDMYCTQFDNAVVENAGLLKMDFLGLKTLTLIKDAVRIVEERHGVKLDPDAFPIDDQQTYELFQRGETVGIFQYESPGMQKYLRELKPTEFSDLIAMNALYRPGPLEYIPNFVNRKNGREEISYDLPEMEEYLKETYGITVYQEQVMLLSQKLAGFTKGEADVLRKAMGKKIFALLEELKPKFINQGAEKGHPKDVLEKIWKDWEAFAAYAFNKSHSTCYAWVAYQTAYLKAHYPAEYMASVLSNNMNQITDVTFFMEECKRAGIEVLGPDINESNAGFTVNENGQIRFGLAAIKGAGAAAVESIIQERKENGQYKDVFDFAERIPLKSVNKKTFEALAMAGGFDCFKDYHRKQFLVSDNGEGTLIEKIIKYAQKLQQEKDSAQTSLFGGDAGVAIPPPKVAEMEPYSELEKLNIEKEVVGLFISGHPLDEFKFEMESFCNTPVSELNDLESLAAKNEVKVGGIVTAVAHRQTKTGKPFGTLQLEDYGGSFTFFLFGDDYLGNKQFLENGWFIFISGRVARKKWGDQGLEFKISNIELLSELRDKRTKSLSISLDLNAITEDLIVELDNLCQTFKGECEVKLELLDKTNGYRVETKSRKYKVNPSNELLEGLGRIPDLNYRILT
- a CDS encoding ABC transporter permease is translated as MNLPDFIAKRTINSKTGQFSASIYKIAISSIAIGLGIMLLALLILGGFQKTIKDKVYSFAGHMQVTKYTLSNSFDESPISTETDFFQNHKNFPFIDHVQGIAYKAGLLKTEEAVEGVVIKGIGVDYDSTNFKSNLIEGRFPKLETDSYTTEIIISKEISKLLKLEMGQKVIMYFVQNPPRYRQLEIVGIYETGLEDFDERIIIGDIKMIQRLNDWSDDQVGSYEVFLNDDADEEEAESVVFDAVEADHFVNLTNKKYPQYFEWLELLKQNVQLFLALILFVACFNMVAVIFILTMERTPMIGMLKSMGAQNRLIRKVFLMSGLRLTFKGLLWGNLVAIGAAVLQYYFHLIPLDQENYYMDFVPILWDFRMILGLNLLVLIVVLISLFIPVWFIARMKPIKAIRFD
- a CDS encoding exo-beta-N-acetylmuramidase NamZ family protein → MAQEKPPVPGAYKMNEYLKILEGKKVGMVVNQTSVINDTHLVDSLRSYDINIKKVFAPEHGFRGKADAGATVKSGYDEKTGLPIISLYGKNKKPSKEQIEDLDIIIFDIQDVGTRFYTYISTMHYVMEACAENNVELLILDRPNPNGMYVDGPILEMENQSFVGMHPIPILHGLTVGELANMIEGEKWLKNEVSCNFMVIKNQNYSHQSTYSLPIKPSPNLPNDLSIALYPSLCLFEGTVVSVGRGTKKPFQQIGHPTLTNYTHHFTPVSMPGSSKYPPFENEKCFGLDFTSKEFENGFTLKYLIDFYNAFPNKDEFFNNFFIKLAGTESLQKQIEAGFSEDEIRMSWQAELEAYRKKREKYLIYK
- the queG gene encoding tRNA epoxyqueuosine(34) reductase QueG, whose amino-acid sequence is MLSLKERNTKLIKSIASDLGFDFCGTSKAGFLEEEAPKLENWLKKGYHGKMKYMENHFDKRLDPTKLVEGAKSVVSLMYNYYPEEDISKSDSYKIAKYAYGKDYHFVIKDKLKDFISRIHQEIGEVDGRIFVDSAPVMERQWAAKSGLGWLGKNSLLLNKQRGSFYFLAELIIDLELEEDGPIKDYCGTCTKCIDACPTDAIVADGVIDASKCISYLTIELKDEIPSQFSNQMEDWIFGCDICQDVCPWNRFSKPHQEPLFKPHSKLKELNTRDWKELTQEVFSEIFRKSAVKRTKYSGLMRNINYINNA